The Streptomyces lienomycini sequence GTCGGCCGCCCAGCCGCGCACCGCGTCCTGGGTCCGCGGCTCCCGCAGCAGCAGCCGGCCGGCGACGAAGGGCGCCAGGAGGTCCACGTGGGCCCAGGTGCCGCAGTCGCGCAGCAGTCCCTCGAGGAAGGCCGTGTCCCGCGCGTCCAGCAGGTCGGCGCGGTGGTCGAGGAGGATCAGGGCCACCGAGCGGGACTCGTGTACCGGCTCCCTCCACAACTCCCTTACCAAAGCGAGGAGCTCGTCATGGGTGAGCCGGGGATGGGCGCGGACGTGGGCACGGGCGAGCGCGCGCATGGCGGGCAGCGGCACGCCGATGTGGTCGAGTTCGCTGCGCAGGTAGCGCTTCTCCCCGGCCGCCCGGCCGGGCACCGCGCGCCCCTCCAGCGCGGTGCGCAACTCCCGCGCGGTGCGCAACTCCCGCGCGTGCGACCCGGCGGACGCGGCGGCACTCACCGTGCCGCGGACCGGTCGGCGACCGGCCCGGCGGACGTGGTCCGGGTGAGGACGCAGGCGTGGGCCGGCAGCGACATCGCGTCCGTCTCCAGCTGGAAGGGCAGCAGCGGGCCCGCCTCGAAGCCGTGCGGGACGAAGTGGCGGCGCAGCAGTCCGGCGGTGAGCGGTTTGAAGGGGAAGGTCTCCACGCGGCTGCCCCTGAGGTACAGGACGCCTCCCGGGCGCAGCACGCGGGCGGCCTCCCGGGCGTACTCCTCGCGGTCCTCCTCGCCGAGGTGGTGCAGGCAGCCGCGGTCGACCAGCAGGTCGAACGACGCCTCGCCGAACGGGAGCCGCCGGACGTCGGCCTGCTCGAACGCGGGCCCGTCGCCCCCGGCAGCACCGCCCTCCGGGCCCTGGGAGGCCGCACGGTCCCGGGCCAGGCCCAGCGCCACTTCGCTGAGGTCCACGCCCGTCGCCCGGTACCCGGCACCCGCCAGGGCGAGGGTGTCCCAGCCGGTACCGCACCCGATGTCCAGGGCGGCACGCCCCCCGCCGGGACCGAGCGCGGCGAGGAGCCCCACCAGTTCGGCGGACGGCCGGCTCAACTCCCAGTACTTGTGGTGGTCACCGGCGCGGTAGGTGCGGTTCCAGTCGAGCGTGGTGGTGGTCATGGCGGCTTCCGTCCTTGGTCCGGGCACGGCCGTGCGCCGTGCCACCCCGGTCGGCCCCGCCCGCGACGCCCCGAAGTCCTACCAGCGGGGCCGGCCCGAGGAGGCGGCCGGCCTCAGGGTCACGTAGACGTCGGTGACCACCGGCACTCCGGCGGCCAGGGCGGGGCTGCACTCGTACACGTAGTAGCAGGGCCACGCGGCACTGTGGGTCGCGGTGTGCACGCTCCCCGGGGAGTGGGCGCCCGCGGTGGGCGGCGGCCCCTCCCACGACTCGGCGGGAGCGGGCCTGCGATGCAGGAACGGCCCATGGCCCATGATCGTCTCGAAGCGCACCCCCGGCACGTGGGCCAGGTCCTCCGCGGTCACCTCGGCCGCGGTCTCCAGGTGCGGCAGGGTCAGGCAGGCGTCGAAGCGGCGCAGGGCCAGATCTCCGCCCGCCGCGTCGTAGTGCACCTCGATCGCGCGGGTCTGACGGGTCGCCAGCCCGCAGCCGAACACCAGCGCGGTCAGGCTGCGCCAGGTGTCCGTGCGGGTGTCCGGGGAGCCGCGGTGTCGCAGGCTCAGCACCGGCAGCG is a genomic window containing:
- a CDS encoding DNA alkylation repair protein; translation: MSAAASAGSHARELRTARELRTALEGRAVPGRAAGEKRYLRSELDHIGVPLPAMRALARAHVRAHPRLTHDELLALVRELWREPVHESRSVALILLDHRADLLDARDTAFLEGLLRDCGTWAHVDLLAPFVAGRLLLREPRTQDAVRGWAADEAQWVRRGGVLSFLLGVRQESDWPDWFPVFCEVADPLLADDRFFVRKAIGWVLREGTKHHPRQVADWLEPRLDRVSGLTLREAVRRLEDRERRRLIAAHRA
- a CDS encoding class I SAM-dependent methyltransferase; this translates as MTTTTLDWNRTYRAGDHHKYWELSRPSAELVGLLAALGPGGGRAALDIGCGTGWDTLALAGAGYRATGVDLSEVALGLARDRAASQGPEGGAAGGDGPAFEQADVRRLPFGEASFDLLVDRGCLHHLGEEDREEYAREAARVLRPGGVLYLRGSRVETFPFKPLTAGLLRRHFVPHGFEAGPLLPFQLETDAMSLPAHACVLTRTTSAGPVADRSAAR